Proteins from a genomic interval of Oryctolagus cuniculus chromosome 8, mOryCun1.1, whole genome shotgun sequence:
- the RBM46 gene encoding probable RNA-binding protein 46 isoform X1 — protein MNEENIDGTNGCSKVRTGTQNEAALLALMEKTGYNMVQENGQRKFGGPPPGWEGPPPPRGCEVFVGKIPRDMYEDELVPVFERAGKIYEFRLMMEFSGENRGYAFVMYTTKEEAQLAIRILNNYEIRPGKFIGVCVSLDNCRLFIGAIPKEKKKEEILDEMKKVTEGVVDVIVYPSATDKTKNRGFAFVEYESHRAAAMARRKLIPGTFQLWGHTIQVDWADPEKEVDEETMQRVKVLYVRNLMISTTEETIKAEFNKFKPGAVERVKKLRDYAFVHFFNREDAVAAMSVMNGKCIDGASIEVTLAKPVNKENTWRQHLNGQISPNSENLIVFANKEESHPKTLGKPPTLPTRLNGQHSPSPPEIERCTYPFFPGTKLTPISMYSLKSNHFNSAVMHLDYYCNKNNWAPPEYYLYSTTSQDGKVLLVYKIVIPAIANGSQSYFMPDKLCTTLEDAKELAAQFTLLHLDYNFRRSSVNSLSPVSATLSSGTPSVLPYTSRPYSYPSYPLSPTVSLANGSHVGQRLFISNQASFF, from the exons atgaatgaagaaaatatagaTGGAACAAATGGATGTAGTAAAGTTCGAACTGGTACTCAGAATGAAGCAGCATTACTTGCCTTGATGGAAAAGACTGGTTACAACATGGTTcaagaaaatgggcaaaggaaattTGGTGGTCCTCCTCCAG GTTGGGAAGGTCCACCTCCACCTAGGGGCTGTGAAGTTTTTGTGGGAAAAATACCTCGTGATATGTATGAAGATGAGTTAGTTCCTGTATTTGAAAGAGCTGGAAAGATATATGAATTTCGACTTATGATGGAATTTAGTGGTGAAAATCGAGGTTATGCTTTTGTGATGTACACTACAAAAGAAGAAGCCCAGTTAGCCATTAGAATTCTTAATAATTATGAAATTAGACCAGGGAAGTTTATTGGTGTATGTGTAAGTTTGGATAATTGCAGATTATTTATTGGAGCTATTcccaaggaaaagaagaaagaagaaattttggATGAAATGAAGAAAGTTACAGAAGGAGTTGTAGATGTCATTGTATATCCAAGTGCAACTGATAAGACCAAAAATCGTGGTTTTGCATTTGTTGAATATGAATCTCACAGAGCTGCTGCCATGGCTAGGAGAAAACTAATTCCAG GAACATTCCAGCTGTGGGGCCACACCATTCAGGTggactgggctgatccagagaAAGAGGTTGATGAGGAAACCATGCAGAGAGTTAAAGTTCTCTATGTAAGAAATTTAATGATCTCAACTACAGAGGAAACAATTAAAGCAGAATTCAATAAATTCAAGCCTGGTGCTGTTGAGCGAGTAAAGAAACTTAGAGATTATGCTTTTGTTCACTTTTTCAACCGAGAAGATGCAGTGGCTGCTATGTCTGTTATGAATGGCAAATGCATTGATGGAGCAAGCATTGAGGTAACACTGGCAAAACCAGTAAATAAGGAAAACACTTGGAGACAACATCTTAATGGTCAGATTAGCCCCAATTCTGAAAACCTGATTGTGTTTGCTAACAAAGAAGAAAGCCACCCTAAAACTCTAGGCAAGCCACCGACTCTTCCTACTCGTCTTAATGGTCAGCATAGCCCAAGCCCACCTGAAATTGAAAGATGCACTTACCCTTTCTTTCCTGGAACAAAGCTTACTCCAATTAGTATGTATTCTTTAAAATCCAATCATTTTAATTCTGCAGTAATGCATTTGGATTATTACTGCAACAAAAATAATTGGGCACCACCGGAATATTATTTGTATTCAACAACAAGTCAGGATGGAAAAGTACTCTTGGTTTATAAAATAGTTATTCCTGCTATTGCAAATGGATCCCAGAGTTACTTCATGCCAGACAAACTGTGTACTACATTAGAAGATGCAAAGGAACTGGCAGCCCAGTTTACACTGCTTCATTTGG aCTACAATTTCCGTCGCAGCTCAGTAAATAGTCTTTCCCCTGTTAGTGCTACCctctcttctgggactcccagcGTGCTTCCTTATACTTCAAGGCCTTATTCTTATCCAAGCTATCCCTTGTCACCAACAGTATCACTTGCTAATGGCAGCCATGTTGGACAGCGACTATTTATCTCCAATCAGGCCTCATTCTTCTGA
- the RBM46 gene encoding probable RNA-binding protein 46 isoform X2, translated as MNEENIDGTNGCSKVRTGTQNEAALLALMEKTGYNMVQENGQRKFGGPPPGWEGPPPPRGCEVFVGKIPRDMYEDELVPVFERAGKIYEFRLMMEFSGENRGYAFVMYTTKEEAQLAIRILNNYEIRPGKFIGVCVSLDNCRLFIGAIPKEKKKEEILDEMKKVTEGVVDVIVYPSATDKTKNRGFAFVEYESHRAAAMARRKLIPGTFQLWGHTIQVDWADPEKEVDEETMQRVKVLYVRNLMISTTEETIKAEFNKFKPGAVERVKKLRDYAFVHFFNREDAVAAMSVMNGKCIDGASIEVTLAKPVNKENTWRQHLNGQISPNSENLIVFANKEESHPKTLGKPPTLPTRLNGQHSPSPPEIERCTYPFFPGTKLTPISMYSLKSNHFNSAVMHLDYYCNKNNWAPPEYYLYSTTSQDGKVLLVYKIVIPAIANGSQSYFMPDKLCTTLEDAKELAAQFTLLHLAIYVPVCLLTGQITGQGTQSLQPGPV; from the exons atgaatgaagaaaatatagaTGGAACAAATGGATGTAGTAAAGTTCGAACTGGTACTCAGAATGAAGCAGCATTACTTGCCTTGATGGAAAAGACTGGTTACAACATGGTTcaagaaaatgggcaaaggaaattTGGTGGTCCTCCTCCAG GTTGGGAAGGTCCACCTCCACCTAGGGGCTGTGAAGTTTTTGTGGGAAAAATACCTCGTGATATGTATGAAGATGAGTTAGTTCCTGTATTTGAAAGAGCTGGAAAGATATATGAATTTCGACTTATGATGGAATTTAGTGGTGAAAATCGAGGTTATGCTTTTGTGATGTACACTACAAAAGAAGAAGCCCAGTTAGCCATTAGAATTCTTAATAATTATGAAATTAGACCAGGGAAGTTTATTGGTGTATGTGTAAGTTTGGATAATTGCAGATTATTTATTGGAGCTATTcccaaggaaaagaagaaagaagaaattttggATGAAATGAAGAAAGTTACAGAAGGAGTTGTAGATGTCATTGTATATCCAAGTGCAACTGATAAGACCAAAAATCGTGGTTTTGCATTTGTTGAATATGAATCTCACAGAGCTGCTGCCATGGCTAGGAGAAAACTAATTCCAG GAACATTCCAGCTGTGGGGCCACACCATTCAGGTggactgggctgatccagagaAAGAGGTTGATGAGGAAACCATGCAGAGAGTTAAAGTTCTCTATGTAAGAAATTTAATGATCTCAACTACAGAGGAAACAATTAAAGCAGAATTCAATAAATTCAAGCCTGGTGCTGTTGAGCGAGTAAAGAAACTTAGAGATTATGCTTTTGTTCACTTTTTCAACCGAGAAGATGCAGTGGCTGCTATGTCTGTTATGAATGGCAAATGCATTGATGGAGCAAGCATTGAGGTAACACTGGCAAAACCAGTAAATAAGGAAAACACTTGGAGACAACATCTTAATGGTCAGATTAGCCCCAATTCTGAAAACCTGATTGTGTTTGCTAACAAAGAAGAAAGCCACCCTAAAACTCTAGGCAAGCCACCGACTCTTCCTACTCGTCTTAATGGTCAGCATAGCCCAAGCCCACCTGAAATTGAAAGATGCACTTACCCTTTCTTTCCTGGAACAAAGCTTACTCCAATTAGTATGTATTCTTTAAAATCCAATCATTTTAATTCTGCAGTAATGCATTTGGATTATTACTGCAACAAAAATAATTGGGCACCACCGGAATATTATTTGTATTCAACAACAAGTCAGGATGGAAAAGTACTCTTGGTTTATAAAATAGTTATTCCTGCTATTGCAAATGGATCCCAGAGTTACTTCATGCCAGACAAACTGTGTACTACATTAGAAGATGCAAAGGAACTGGCAGCCCAGTTTACACTGCTTCATTTGG CAATCTATGTTCCAGTCTGCTTATTAACTGGCCAGATAACAGG ACAGGGAACACAATCTCTTCAGCCTGGACCTGTGTAG
- the RBM46 gene encoding probable RNA-binding protein 46 isoform X3, whose protein sequence is MNEENIDGTNGCSKVRTGTQNEAALLALMEKTGYNMVQENGQRKFGGPPPGWEGPPPPRGCEVFVGKIPRDMYEDELVPVFERAGKIYEFRLMMEFSGENRGYAFVMYTTKEEAQLAIRILNNYEIRPGKFIGVCVSLDNCRLFIGAIPKEKKKEEILDEMKKVTEGVVDVIVYPSATDKTKNRGFAFVEYESHRAAAMARRKLIPGTFQLWGHTIQVDWADPEKEVDEETMQRVKVLYVRNLMISTTEETIKAEFNKFKPGAVERVKKLRDYAFVHFFNREDAVAAMSVMNGKCIDGASIEVTLAKPVNKENTWRQHLNGQISPNSENLIVFANKEESHPKTLGKPPTLPTRLNGQHSPSPPEIERCTYPFFPGTKLTPISMYSLKSNHFNSAVMHLDYYCNKNNWAPPEYYLYSTTSQDGKVLLVYKIVIPAIANGSQSYFMPDKLCTTLEDAKELAAQFTLLHLAIYVPVCLLTGQITGLQFPSQLSK, encoded by the exons atgaatgaagaaaatatagaTGGAACAAATGGATGTAGTAAAGTTCGAACTGGTACTCAGAATGAAGCAGCATTACTTGCCTTGATGGAAAAGACTGGTTACAACATGGTTcaagaaaatgggcaaaggaaattTGGTGGTCCTCCTCCAG GTTGGGAAGGTCCACCTCCACCTAGGGGCTGTGAAGTTTTTGTGGGAAAAATACCTCGTGATATGTATGAAGATGAGTTAGTTCCTGTATTTGAAAGAGCTGGAAAGATATATGAATTTCGACTTATGATGGAATTTAGTGGTGAAAATCGAGGTTATGCTTTTGTGATGTACACTACAAAAGAAGAAGCCCAGTTAGCCATTAGAATTCTTAATAATTATGAAATTAGACCAGGGAAGTTTATTGGTGTATGTGTAAGTTTGGATAATTGCAGATTATTTATTGGAGCTATTcccaaggaaaagaagaaagaagaaattttggATGAAATGAAGAAAGTTACAGAAGGAGTTGTAGATGTCATTGTATATCCAAGTGCAACTGATAAGACCAAAAATCGTGGTTTTGCATTTGTTGAATATGAATCTCACAGAGCTGCTGCCATGGCTAGGAGAAAACTAATTCCAG GAACATTCCAGCTGTGGGGCCACACCATTCAGGTggactgggctgatccagagaAAGAGGTTGATGAGGAAACCATGCAGAGAGTTAAAGTTCTCTATGTAAGAAATTTAATGATCTCAACTACAGAGGAAACAATTAAAGCAGAATTCAATAAATTCAAGCCTGGTGCTGTTGAGCGAGTAAAGAAACTTAGAGATTATGCTTTTGTTCACTTTTTCAACCGAGAAGATGCAGTGGCTGCTATGTCTGTTATGAATGGCAAATGCATTGATGGAGCAAGCATTGAGGTAACACTGGCAAAACCAGTAAATAAGGAAAACACTTGGAGACAACATCTTAATGGTCAGATTAGCCCCAATTCTGAAAACCTGATTGTGTTTGCTAACAAAGAAGAAAGCCACCCTAAAACTCTAGGCAAGCCACCGACTCTTCCTACTCGTCTTAATGGTCAGCATAGCCCAAGCCCACCTGAAATTGAAAGATGCACTTACCCTTTCTTTCCTGGAACAAAGCTTACTCCAATTAGTATGTATTCTTTAAAATCCAATCATTTTAATTCTGCAGTAATGCATTTGGATTATTACTGCAACAAAAATAATTGGGCACCACCGGAATATTATTTGTATTCAACAACAAGTCAGGATGGAAAAGTACTCTTGGTTTATAAAATAGTTATTCCTGCTATTGCAAATGGATCCCAGAGTTACTTCATGCCAGACAAACTGTGTACTACATTAGAAGATGCAAAGGAACTGGCAGCCCAGTTTACACTGCTTCATTTGG CAATCTATGTTCCAGTCTGCTTATTAACTGGCCAGATAACAGG aCTACAATTTCCGTCGCAGCTCAGTAAATAG
- the RBM46 gene encoding probable RNA-binding protein 46 isoform X5, whose amino-acid sequence MNEENIDGTNGCSKVRTGTQNEAALLALMEKTGYNMVQENGQRKFGGPPPGWEGPPPPRGCEVFVGKIPRDMYEDELVPVFERAGKIYEFRLMMEFSGENRGYAFVMYTTKEEAQLAIRILNNYEIRPGKFIGVCVSLDNCRLFIGAIPKEKKKEEILDEMKKVTEGVVDVIVYPSATDKTKNRGFAFVEYESHRAAAMARRKLIPGTFQLWGHTIQVDWADPEKEVDEETMQRVKVLYVRNLMISTTEETIKAEFNKFKPGAVERVKKLRDYAFVHFFNREDAVAAMSVMNGKCIDGASIEVTLAKPVNKENTWRQHLNGQISPNSENLIVFANKEESHPKTLGKPPTLPTRLNGQHSPSPPEIERCTYPFFPGTKLTPISMYSLKSNHFNSAVMHLDYYCNKNNWAPPEYYLYSTTSQDGKVLLVYKIVIPAIANGSQSYFMPDKLCTTLEDAKELAAQFTLLHLDTFYFTR is encoded by the exons atgaatgaagaaaatatagaTGGAACAAATGGATGTAGTAAAGTTCGAACTGGTACTCAGAATGAAGCAGCATTACTTGCCTTGATGGAAAAGACTGGTTACAACATGGTTcaagaaaatgggcaaaggaaattTGGTGGTCCTCCTCCAG GTTGGGAAGGTCCACCTCCACCTAGGGGCTGTGAAGTTTTTGTGGGAAAAATACCTCGTGATATGTATGAAGATGAGTTAGTTCCTGTATTTGAAAGAGCTGGAAAGATATATGAATTTCGACTTATGATGGAATTTAGTGGTGAAAATCGAGGTTATGCTTTTGTGATGTACACTACAAAAGAAGAAGCCCAGTTAGCCATTAGAATTCTTAATAATTATGAAATTAGACCAGGGAAGTTTATTGGTGTATGTGTAAGTTTGGATAATTGCAGATTATTTATTGGAGCTATTcccaaggaaaagaagaaagaagaaattttggATGAAATGAAGAAAGTTACAGAAGGAGTTGTAGATGTCATTGTATATCCAAGTGCAACTGATAAGACCAAAAATCGTGGTTTTGCATTTGTTGAATATGAATCTCACAGAGCTGCTGCCATGGCTAGGAGAAAACTAATTCCAG GAACATTCCAGCTGTGGGGCCACACCATTCAGGTggactgggctgatccagagaAAGAGGTTGATGAGGAAACCATGCAGAGAGTTAAAGTTCTCTATGTAAGAAATTTAATGATCTCAACTACAGAGGAAACAATTAAAGCAGAATTCAATAAATTCAAGCCTGGTGCTGTTGAGCGAGTAAAGAAACTTAGAGATTATGCTTTTGTTCACTTTTTCAACCGAGAAGATGCAGTGGCTGCTATGTCTGTTATGAATGGCAAATGCATTGATGGAGCAAGCATTGAGGTAACACTGGCAAAACCAGTAAATAAGGAAAACACTTGGAGACAACATCTTAATGGTCAGATTAGCCCCAATTCTGAAAACCTGATTGTGTTTGCTAACAAAGAAGAAAGCCACCCTAAAACTCTAGGCAAGCCACCGACTCTTCCTACTCGTCTTAATGGTCAGCATAGCCCAAGCCCACCTGAAATTGAAAGATGCACTTACCCTTTCTTTCCTGGAACAAAGCTTACTCCAATTAGTATGTATTCTTTAAAATCCAATCATTTTAATTCTGCAGTAATGCATTTGGATTATTACTGCAACAAAAATAATTGGGCACCACCGGAATATTATTTGTATTCAACAACAAGTCAGGATGGAAAAGTACTCTTGGTTTATAAAATAGTTATTCCTGCTATTGCAAATGGATCCCAGAGTTACTTCATGCCAGACAAACTGTGTACTACATTAGAAGATGCAAAGGAACTGGCAGCCCAGTTTACACTGCTTCATTTGG
- the RBM46 gene encoding probable RNA-binding protein 46 isoform X4, with amino-acid sequence MNEENIDGTNGCSKVRTGTQNEAALLALMEKTGYNMVQENGQRKFGGPPPGWEGPPPPRGCEVFVGKIPRDMYEDELVPVFERAGKIYEFRLMMEFSGENRGYAFVMYTTKEEAQLAIRILNNYEIRPGKFIGVCVSLDNCRLFIGAIPKEKKKEEILDEMKKVTEGVVDVIVYPSATDKTKNRGFAFVEYESHRAAAMARRKLIPGTFQLWGHTIQVDWADPEKEVDEETMQRVKVLYVRNLMISTTEETIKAEFNKFKPGAVERVKKLRDYAFVHFFNREDAVAAMSVMNGKCIDGASIEVTLAKPVNKENTWRQHLNGQISPNSENLIVFANKEESHPKTLGKPPTLPTRLNGQHSPSPPEIERCTYPFFPGTKLTPISMYSLKSNHFNSAVMHLDYYCNKNNWAPPEYYLYSTTSQDGKVLLVYKIVIPAIANGSQSYFMPDKLCTTLEDAKELAAQFTLLHLDREHNLFSLDLCRRIWRK; translated from the exons atgaatgaagaaaatatagaTGGAACAAATGGATGTAGTAAAGTTCGAACTGGTACTCAGAATGAAGCAGCATTACTTGCCTTGATGGAAAAGACTGGTTACAACATGGTTcaagaaaatgggcaaaggaaattTGGTGGTCCTCCTCCAG GTTGGGAAGGTCCACCTCCACCTAGGGGCTGTGAAGTTTTTGTGGGAAAAATACCTCGTGATATGTATGAAGATGAGTTAGTTCCTGTATTTGAAAGAGCTGGAAAGATATATGAATTTCGACTTATGATGGAATTTAGTGGTGAAAATCGAGGTTATGCTTTTGTGATGTACACTACAAAAGAAGAAGCCCAGTTAGCCATTAGAATTCTTAATAATTATGAAATTAGACCAGGGAAGTTTATTGGTGTATGTGTAAGTTTGGATAATTGCAGATTATTTATTGGAGCTATTcccaaggaaaagaagaaagaagaaattttggATGAAATGAAGAAAGTTACAGAAGGAGTTGTAGATGTCATTGTATATCCAAGTGCAACTGATAAGACCAAAAATCGTGGTTTTGCATTTGTTGAATATGAATCTCACAGAGCTGCTGCCATGGCTAGGAGAAAACTAATTCCAG GAACATTCCAGCTGTGGGGCCACACCATTCAGGTggactgggctgatccagagaAAGAGGTTGATGAGGAAACCATGCAGAGAGTTAAAGTTCTCTATGTAAGAAATTTAATGATCTCAACTACAGAGGAAACAATTAAAGCAGAATTCAATAAATTCAAGCCTGGTGCTGTTGAGCGAGTAAAGAAACTTAGAGATTATGCTTTTGTTCACTTTTTCAACCGAGAAGATGCAGTGGCTGCTATGTCTGTTATGAATGGCAAATGCATTGATGGAGCAAGCATTGAGGTAACACTGGCAAAACCAGTAAATAAGGAAAACACTTGGAGACAACATCTTAATGGTCAGATTAGCCCCAATTCTGAAAACCTGATTGTGTTTGCTAACAAAGAAGAAAGCCACCCTAAAACTCTAGGCAAGCCACCGACTCTTCCTACTCGTCTTAATGGTCAGCATAGCCCAAGCCCACCTGAAATTGAAAGATGCACTTACCCTTTCTTTCCTGGAACAAAGCTTACTCCAATTAGTATGTATTCTTTAAAATCCAATCATTTTAATTCTGCAGTAATGCATTTGGATTATTACTGCAACAAAAATAATTGGGCACCACCGGAATATTATTTGTATTCAACAACAAGTCAGGATGGAAAAGTACTCTTGGTTTATAAAATAGTTATTCCTGCTATTGCAAATGGATCCCAGAGTTACTTCATGCCAGACAAACTGTGTACTACATTAGAAGATGCAAAGGAACTGGCAGCCCAGTTTACACTGCTTCATTTGG ACAGGGAACACAATCTCTTCAGCCTGGACCTGTGTAGAAGAATTTGGAGAAAATAA
- the RBM46 gene encoding probable RNA-binding protein 46 isoform X6, with protein MNEENIDGTNGCSKVRTGTQNEAALLALMEKTGYNMVQENGQRKFGGPPPGWEGPPPPRGCEVFVGKIPRDMYEDELVPVFERAGKIYEFRLMMEFSGENRGYAFVMYTTKEEAQLAIRILNNYEIRPGKFIGVCVSLDNCRLFIGAIPKEKKKEEILDEMKKVTEGVVDVIVYPSATDKTKNRGFAFVEYESHRAAAMARRKLIPGTFQLWGHTIQVDWADPEKEVDEETMQRVKVLYVRNLMISTTEETIKAEFNKFKPGAVERVKKLRDYAFVHFFNREDAVAAMSVMNGKCIDGASIEVTLAKPVNKENTWRQHLNGQISPNSENLIVFANKEESHPKTLGKPPTLPTRLNGQHSPSPPEIERCTYPFFPGTKLTPISMYSLKSNHFNSAVMHLDYYCNKNNWAPPEYYLYSTTSQDGKVLLVYKIVIPAIANGSQSYFMPDKLCTTLEDAKELAAQFTLLHLGPF; from the exons atgaatgaagaaaatatagaTGGAACAAATGGATGTAGTAAAGTTCGAACTGGTACTCAGAATGAAGCAGCATTACTTGCCTTGATGGAAAAGACTGGTTACAACATGGTTcaagaaaatgggcaaaggaaattTGGTGGTCCTCCTCCAG GTTGGGAAGGTCCACCTCCACCTAGGGGCTGTGAAGTTTTTGTGGGAAAAATACCTCGTGATATGTATGAAGATGAGTTAGTTCCTGTATTTGAAAGAGCTGGAAAGATATATGAATTTCGACTTATGATGGAATTTAGTGGTGAAAATCGAGGTTATGCTTTTGTGATGTACACTACAAAAGAAGAAGCCCAGTTAGCCATTAGAATTCTTAATAATTATGAAATTAGACCAGGGAAGTTTATTGGTGTATGTGTAAGTTTGGATAATTGCAGATTATTTATTGGAGCTATTcccaaggaaaagaagaaagaagaaattttggATGAAATGAAGAAAGTTACAGAAGGAGTTGTAGATGTCATTGTATATCCAAGTGCAACTGATAAGACCAAAAATCGTGGTTTTGCATTTGTTGAATATGAATCTCACAGAGCTGCTGCCATGGCTAGGAGAAAACTAATTCCAG GAACATTCCAGCTGTGGGGCCACACCATTCAGGTggactgggctgatccagagaAAGAGGTTGATGAGGAAACCATGCAGAGAGTTAAAGTTCTCTATGTAAGAAATTTAATGATCTCAACTACAGAGGAAACAATTAAAGCAGAATTCAATAAATTCAAGCCTGGTGCTGTTGAGCGAGTAAAGAAACTTAGAGATTATGCTTTTGTTCACTTTTTCAACCGAGAAGATGCAGTGGCTGCTATGTCTGTTATGAATGGCAAATGCATTGATGGAGCAAGCATTGAGGTAACACTGGCAAAACCAGTAAATAAGGAAAACACTTGGAGACAACATCTTAATGGTCAGATTAGCCCCAATTCTGAAAACCTGATTGTGTTTGCTAACAAAGAAGAAAGCCACCCTAAAACTCTAGGCAAGCCACCGACTCTTCCTACTCGTCTTAATGGTCAGCATAGCCCAAGCCCACCTGAAATTGAAAGATGCACTTACCCTTTCTTTCCTGGAACAAAGCTTACTCCAATTAGTATGTATTCTTTAAAATCCAATCATTTTAATTCTGCAGTAATGCATTTGGATTATTACTGCAACAAAAATAATTGGGCACCACCGGAATATTATTTGTATTCAACAACAAGTCAGGATGGAAAAGTACTCTTGGTTTATAAAATAGTTATTCCTGCTATTGCAAATGGATCCCAGAGTTACTTCATGCCAGACAAACTGTGTACTACATTAGAAGATGCAAAGGAACTGGCAGCCCAGTTTACACTGCTTCATTTGG GTCCTTTCTGA